ATTAATTGCTTATTGTGCAAAAGTTTCAAATCCTTCAAACCAGATAAATAAAGAAACAAGCGAAAGATTAATTCGATATCTAATTAAGAATGCTCATTGGTCACCTTTAGAAATGGTGAATGCTTGTTTGGAAGTAGAAACCACTCGTGATATTGCTAGACAAATGTTACGACATAGAAGTTTTAGTTTTCAGGAATTTAGCCAAAGATATGCTAATCCTACTAAAGACTTAGATTTTATTTTACGAGAAGCTCGGCTTCAAGATCCCAAAAATCGACAAAATTCTATAGAAGTTAATGATCATGATCTGCAGTCAAAATGGAATGAATTACAAAATGATGTTATTGATAAGGCTAAAATTGCTTATAAATGGGCAATCGATAATGGTATTGCGAAAGAACAAGCTCGAGTTGTTTTACCTGAAGGTAATACAATTAGCCGACTTTATATAAATGGTACGTTAAGAAGTTGGATTCACTACATTGATTTAAGAAGTGCTCATGGAACTCAAAAGGAACATACTGAAATTGCTAAGGCTTGTGCAGAAGTAATAGCACAGATTTTCCCAATGGCTCAAAGTATATAAAACTCAAAGATGATTGTAAAAAGTCTATAATAGTTAATAATCAGAACAATCTCTAGTGTAGCCACAGTTTTGACATTTTATTTTGCAATGTATTGCTAACATCGAAGACTTACATATGTCGCAGACATAATACCTAATATTCGGATTGGTAGAATCAATATTTTTTTCTTTAGGTCTTGTATTATTTATCCCCATTTTTTACCAACTTCAGAGGGTTGCTTAAGTTCGTGTGTTATTACTCGATCAATTAAACGGCCATCTTCATCCACCGAAACTGCTTCAGTAACAATATATGTTTTTCCACGTTTTTTGTACTTATCAGCTATCCATGATTTAACAGTTAATTTTTTTCCAAGAA
This region of SAR202 cluster bacterium genomic DNA includes:
- the thyX gene encoding FAD-dependent thymidylate synthase; amino-acid sequence: MQVRLVSYSQPTEDFSKDGVDNAQELIAYCAKVSNPSNQINKETSERLIRYLIKNAHWSPLEMVNACLEVETTRDIARQMLRHRSFSFQEFSQRYANPTKDLDFILREARLQDPKNRQNSIEVNDHDLQSKWNELQNDVIDKAKIAYKWAIDNGIAKEQARVVLPEGNTISRLYINGTLRSWIHYIDLRSAHGTQKEHTEIAKACAEVIAQIFPMAQSI